A part of Geoanaerobacter pelophilus genomic DNA contains:
- a CDS encoding HD domain-containing phosphohydrolase, with translation MTYKMHKIIEKREQITRLGSVDEVVKGLSLLLKRTVKSRWAAIYLLDNERRHFLPARISGIPRNQLHLFRNLALNPGEIPFLGSMINKKQHLIITGAKRLDFLTPELNKLLQHLTLLVLPMVVRNQVIGAVVVSRSSSYPPFNEKEIAVIRETVAHSALAISHIRLFDESLDMAVEMGRRVDVILTLDEINKAISSSLSPTTIIETAMEHIERIIQCELVVVLEEKEGELVVLAARGRDITVPPSIHQGGILSGPSLAHEVLDTWKSSYLPALSAIPGLGAVDSALASAGIQSAMAIPLVSKEAIRGVLLLGDTSIGQFVKEDAFTIEKIAGQLAVALDNARHFQEMRSLFINTVASLANAIDAKSPWTKGHSERVMEISATIARELGLTDELVEKVRLCGLLHDIGKIGIIEALLEKPEQLSEDEFPPMRLHPGKGVAILAPIEQLHDMLPGILYHHERMDGTGYPEGLQGSLIPLEARIIAVADSFDAMVSDRPYKAALTPHQAIRELEREAGTHFDARVVACFCDHLRRKLGPEA, from the coding sequence ATGACCTATAAGATGCACAAAATTATTGAGAAACGGGAGCAGATCACACGCTTGGGGAGTGTGGATGAAGTTGTCAAAGGACTTTCCCTGCTTCTCAAAAGGACGGTCAAGAGCCGCTGGGCTGCGATTTACCTGCTCGACAATGAGCGCAGGCATTTTCTTCCGGCCCGCATCAGCGGTATCCCGCGCAATCAGCTCCACCTTTTCCGCAACCTGGCGCTCAATCCTGGGGAGATCCCATTCCTGGGGAGCATGATCAACAAGAAGCAACATCTGATAATTACCGGCGCTAAACGACTCGATTTTTTGACCCCGGAGCTGAATAAGCTACTGCAACACCTGACGCTGCTGGTGCTGCCGATGGTCGTCCGGAACCAGGTGATCGGCGCTGTGGTTGTTTCGCGCTCTTCCAGTTACCCGCCGTTCAACGAAAAGGAAATCGCCGTCATCCGGGAGACCGTTGCTCATTCGGCCCTGGCGATAAGCCATATCCGGCTGTTCGACGAATCGCTCGACATGGCGGTGGAGATGGGACGCCGAGTCGATGTCATTCTCACTCTTGATGAGATCAACAAGGCGATATCGTCGTCACTCTCCCCAACCACCATCATTGAGACCGCCATGGAACATATCGAGCGGATCATTCAGTGCGAACTGGTGGTGGTGCTCGAAGAAAAAGAGGGCGAACTGGTCGTCCTTGCCGCCCGCGGCAGGGATATCACCGTTCCGCCGTCGATTCACCAGGGAGGCATACTCAGCGGCCCGTCGCTGGCGCACGAAGTTCTCGATACCTGGAAAAGCTCATATCTTCCGGCGCTGTCGGCAATACCCGGCCTTGGCGCTGTTGATAGTGCCCTTGCCTCGGCGGGCATCCAATCGGCCATGGCCATCCCGTTGGTAAGCAAAGAGGCGATTCGCGGGGTGCTGCTCCTGGGGGACACCTCAATCGGCCAGTTTGTCAAAGAGGATGCCTTTACCATCGAGAAGATCGCGGGGCAACTGGCAGTGGCCTTGGATAATGCCCGGCATTTCCAGGAGATGCGTTCACTCTTCATCAATACAGTGGCAAGCCTTGCCAATGCAATAGATGCCAAATCCCCTTGGACCAAAGGCCATTCCGAGCGGGTCATGGAGATATCGGCAACCATTGCCCGCGAGTTGGGGCTGACTGACGAACTGGTAGAGAAAGTGAGGCTGTGCGGCCTGCTGCACGATATCGGCAAAATAGGAATAATCGAGGCACTGCTGGAAAAGCCGGAACAGCTTTCTGAAGACGAATTCCCACCGATGCGGCTGCACCCGGGAAAAGGAGTAGCCATCCTCGCGCCGATCGAGCAGCTGCATGACATGCTCCCCGGCATTCTCTACCATCATGAGCGGATGGACGGCACCGGTTACCCCGAAGGACTGCAAGGTAGCCTGATACCCCTTGAAGCGCGGATCATTGCCGTTGCGGACTCTTTCGACGCCATGGTTTCGGACCGCCCGTACAAGGCGGCCCTCACGCCGCACCAGGCAATCAGGGAACTGGAACGGGAAGCCGGCACCCACTTTGATGCCAGGGTGGTTGCCTGCTTCTGCGACCACCTGAGGCGCAAGCTGGGGCCGGAAGCGTAA
- the dusB gene encoding tRNA dihydrouridine synthase DusB produces the protein MIKQLTIATLQLANNLILAPMAGITNGPVRLLSRECGAALCFTEMVSVNGIAHDGRKSLELMASSESDRPLGVQLFGDDPALLAEGARVASAYGDLIDINMGCPVKKVVNSGSGSALLREPAKVRDIVRAVRSATCLPLTIKIRSGWQAEDRNFPEIARIAEGEGCDAITLHPRSRSQMFDGKADWQHLAELKQLVTIPVIGSGDLFSAQDVVSMLGQTGCDGVMIARGSLGNPWIFRETLQLLAGQEPTGPTREERLNAALGHIASFIACAGETVAIREMRKHLCWYVKGLPGASRFRDFVNRIDGKQELIAGVTDFFRQQGDWVS, from the coding sequence ATGATAAAACAGCTAACTATTGCAACCCTGCAACTGGCCAACAACCTGATTCTCGCACCTATGGCGGGAATCACCAATGGGCCGGTCAGGCTTCTGTCTCGTGAATGCGGCGCCGCCCTCTGCTTTACCGAGATGGTGAGCGTGAACGGCATTGCCCATGATGGCAGGAAATCCCTGGAGCTGATGGCCAGTTCCGAGAGCGACCGGCCGCTGGGAGTACAGCTTTTTGGCGATGATCCGGCTCTCCTGGCCGAGGGGGCCAGAGTAGCATCTGCATACGGAGACCTCATAGACATCAATATGGGGTGCCCGGTAAAGAAGGTTGTCAACAGCGGTTCCGGTAGTGCTTTGCTCCGCGAACCGGCCAAGGTAAGGGACATTGTCCGCGCGGTAAGGAGCGCGACCTGTCTGCCCCTGACCATCAAAATCAGATCGGGCTGGCAGGCAGAAGACCGTAACTTCCCGGAGATTGCCCGGATTGCCGAAGGCGAAGGGTGTGACGCCATCACCCTGCACCCGAGAAGCCGCTCCCAGATGTTCGATGGCAAGGCCGACTGGCAACACCTGGCAGAACTGAAGCAGCTGGTTACTATTCCGGTTATCGGCAGCGGTGACCTGTTCTCGGCACAGGATGTCGTATCCATGCTGGGGCAGACCGGTTGCGATGGGGTAATGATCGCCCGCGGATCGCTCGGCAACCCCTGGATCTTCAGGGAGACGCTGCAACTTCTGGCCGGACAGGAGCCAACCGGCCCGACCAGGGAAGAGCGGTTAAACGCCGCACTGGGACACATCGCCAGCTTCATTGCTTGTGCCGGCGAAACGGTTGCCATCAGGGAGATGCGCAAGCATTTATGCTGGTATGTCAAAGGGTTGCCCGGCGCATCCCGGTTTCGCGATTTTGTTAACCGTATTGATGGCAAGCAGGAATTGATCGCAGGGGTTACTGACTTTTTCCGGCAACAGGGGGATTGGGTCTCTTGA
- a CDS encoding two-component system sensor histidine kinase NtrB gives MSRQIQEFYANVIDSVGDGVVVLDATGCITFLNPAAEELTGVSRKLAQGMAFATVFKGEELLLEMAAKTSETGMSISDHENIVLYRTGHPIPVSATTSPLMLASGERIGTILLLRDLTSIRELEEAVRTADRLAALGTLAAGLAHEIKNPLGGIKGAAQLLEKELPEDSELLDYTRIMIKETQRVNRIVEELLALTTPKKLQLSKVNLHQILGDILTLQKNGLGNREIAFQQKFDPSIPPILADEEQLTQLFLNLIKNAVEAVGENGQIRISSRILSDYTLTQKGERRQRMVAVEISDDGPGMSREQLDQLFTPFFTTKSRGTGLGLAICHKIVTEHRGLIKVASELGKGTAFTIMLPLIQ, from the coding sequence TTGAGCAGGCAGATTCAGGAGTTTTATGCCAACGTCATCGACAGTGTCGGCGACGGGGTGGTAGTTCTCGATGCAACGGGGTGCATAACCTTCCTGAACCCGGCTGCCGAGGAGTTGACCGGCGTCTCGCGCAAGCTTGCCCAGGGGATGGCCTTTGCCACGGTTTTCAAGGGGGAAGAACTGCTGCTGGAGATGGCGGCCAAGACCTCTGAGACCGGCATGTCCATCTCCGACCATGAGAACATCGTCCTGTACCGCACCGGCCATCCCATCCCGGTGAGCGCCACCACCTCGCCGCTGATGCTGGCAAGCGGTGAACGGATCGGGACCATTCTGCTGCTGCGCGACCTCACCAGCATCCGCGAACTGGAAGAGGCAGTAAGGACTGCCGACCGGCTCGCCGCGCTCGGGACACTGGCGGCCGGACTGGCCCATGAGATAAAAAACCCGCTCGGAGGGATCAAGGGCGCGGCGCAACTGCTGGAAAAGGAGCTGCCGGAAGACAGCGAACTGCTCGATTACACCAGGATCATGATCAAGGAGACGCAGCGGGTTAATCGGATTGTCGAGGAACTGCTCGCCCTGACCACCCCGAAAAAACTGCAGTTGTCCAAGGTCAACCTCCATCAAATTCTGGGGGACATCCTGACCCTGCAGAAAAACGGTCTCGGCAACCGGGAGATCGCCTTCCAGCAGAAGTTTGACCCGAGTATCCCGCCCATCCTGGCTGATGAGGAGCAGTTGACTCAGCTCTTTCTCAATCTGATCAAGAACGCGGTGGAGGCTGTCGGCGAAAACGGCCAGATCAGGATCTCGAGCCGGATCCTCTCCGACTACACCCTGACCCAGAAGGGTGAACGCCGCCAGCGGATGGTCGCGGTCGAGATCAGCGACGACGGTCCCGGCATGTCGCGCGAGCAACTTGACCAGCTGTTCACCCCATTCTTCACCACCAAGTCGCGGGGGACCGGCCTGGGGCTGGCCATCTGCCACAAGATAGTAACCGAGCACCGCGGGCTGATCAAGGTCGCTTCCGAGTTGGGAAAAGGGACGGCCTTCACCATCATGTTGCCGTTAATACAGTAA
- a CDS encoding sigma-54-dependent transcriptional regulator, with the protein MPLSRILVADDEESMRWVLSKALKKKGFAVDLAADGEQALGMIQAGNYDLAILDIKMPGISGLDLLDRLRDLKSDLLVVIMTAEASMKNAVEAMKRGAYDYLTKPFDLDVIDAIVEKVNRAREMTSQVSILKEELKDRYQLEKTIIGNSPAMREVYKTIGKVAPSDITVMVQGESGTGKELIARAIHFNSRRLGKPFIALNCAAIPKELLESELFGFEKGAFTGAVERKLGKFEQANGGTIFLDEIGDMPGDLQAKILRVLQEKEITRTGGSQSIAVDVRIIAATNQDLEEMVRQRTFREDLFYRLNVVPIHLVPLRERREDIKSLAEYFLAKACTELEIPPRQCDPSAMSLLVSHSWPGNVRELENSIKRAVILSSDQLLTSDDFPGLRNQAKPGDIPTNGEGLSLEGIVEMKLRLSFANMDKMQSGDVYTMVIEQVERPLIRFVLEKTRGNQVRAADILGINRNTLRKKIQELGIDLRRD; encoded by the coding sequence ATGCCACTAAGCAGAATTCTGGTAGCTGATGACGAAGAGAGCATGCGATGGGTGCTATCCAAAGCCCTGAAAAAGAAAGGGTTTGCCGTTGACCTGGCTGCCGACGGCGAGCAGGCGCTCGGCATGATCCAGGCGGGGAATTACGACCTGGCAATCCTTGACATCAAGATGCCGGGGATCTCCGGATTGGACCTCCTCGACCGGTTGCGGGACCTGAAAAGCGACCTCCTGGTTGTGATCATGACTGCCGAAGCCAGCATGAAAAACGCGGTTGAGGCCATGAAGCGGGGGGCCTACGACTACCTGACCAAACCGTTCGACCTGGACGTCATCGACGCCATTGTTGAGAAGGTTAACCGCGCCAGGGAGATGACCTCCCAGGTCTCGATCCTGAAAGAGGAGCTGAAAGACCGCTACCAGCTGGAAAAAACCATTATCGGCAACTCGCCGGCCATGCGAGAGGTGTACAAGACCATCGGCAAGGTGGCGCCGAGTGACATCACCGTCATGGTCCAGGGAGAGTCCGGTACCGGCAAGGAGTTGATCGCCCGAGCGATCCATTTCAACTCCCGCCGCCTCGGTAAACCGTTCATTGCGCTCAACTGCGCGGCAATCCCCAAGGAATTACTGGAGTCGGAGCTGTTCGGCTTTGAGAAAGGGGCCTTCACCGGGGCGGTGGAGCGGAAGCTGGGGAAATTCGAGCAGGCCAACGGCGGCACCATCTTTCTTGACGAAATCGGCGACATGCCGGGCGACCTTCAGGCCAAGATTCTGCGGGTATTGCAGGAAAAAGAGATCACCCGCACCGGCGGCAGCCAGAGCATTGCCGTGGATGTCCGGATCATCGCCGCAACCAACCAGGACCTGGAAGAGATGGTCCGGCAACGGACCTTCCGCGAAGACCTCTTTTACCGGCTCAATGTCGTGCCGATTCATCTCGTGCCATTGCGCGAACGCCGCGAAGACATCAAGTCACTGGCCGAATATTTCCTGGCAAAGGCCTGCACTGAGTTGGAGATTCCACCTCGCCAGTGCGACCCGTCGGCAATGTCGCTGCTGGTGTCTCACTCCTGGCCCGGCAATGTCCGGGAGCTGGAAAACAGCATCAAGCGGGCAGTCATCCTCTCCTCTGATCAGCTGCTCACCAGCGATGACTTTCCCGGACTCCGCAATCAGGCCAAGCCCGGAGATATCCCCACCAACGGCGAAGGGTTGTCGCTCGAAGGGATCGTCGAGATGAAGCTCCGGCTCTCTTTTGCCAACATGGACAAGATGCAGAGCGGTGACGTCTATACCATGGTCATTGAACAGGTCGAGCGCCCCCTGATCCGCTTCGTGCTGGAAAAAACCCGCGGTAACCAAGTCAGGGCCGCCGATATCCTCGGTATCAACCGCAACACTCTGAGGAAGAAGATCCAGGAACTGGGCATTGACCTGAGAAGAGACTGA
- a CDS encoding hydrolase: protein MGIKDKFFLDRNNAVLVVIDVQEKLCRAMDDKVLDKLVNNASILQEAAKELAMPIIATEQYVKGLGETLPALKERLCTPAIEKMTFGCCGEANFPDQLRALGKKQVIITGMETHVCVLQTVLELLDAGYVVHLVKDAVMSRRKENWLVGVEAARDAGAVITSTEAALFQLLKVAGTDEFKKLSKLVR, encoded by the coding sequence ATGGGGATCAAGGACAAGTTTTTTCTCGACCGCAATAATGCTGTACTGGTAGTCATCGATGTCCAGGAGAAACTCTGCCGGGCCATGGACGACAAGGTGCTCGACAAGCTGGTCAACAACGCCTCCATCCTGCAGGAGGCGGCAAAAGAGCTGGCAATGCCGATCATTGCCACTGAGCAGTATGTCAAAGGGCTGGGTGAAACCCTTCCGGCCCTGAAAGAGCGGCTCTGCACCCCTGCCATCGAAAAGATGACCTTCGGCTGTTGCGGGGAAGCAAACTTTCCGGACCAGCTGCGGGCGCTGGGCAAGAAGCAGGTCATCATCACCGGCATGGAGACCCATGTCTGCGTGCTGCAGACTGTTCTGGAACTGCTCGATGCCGGCTATGTCGTGCATCTGGTCAAGGATGCGGTAATGAGCCGCCGCAAGGAGAACTGGCTGGTCGGGGTAGAAGCGGCGCGCGATGCCGGGGCAGTGATCACCTCCACTGAAGCGGCGCTGTTCCAGCTCCTCAAGGTCGCCGGAACCGATGAGTTTAAAAAGCTGTCAAAGCTGGTACGATAA
- the rbr gene encoding rubrerythrin: protein MSLKGTKTEKNLLGSFAGESQARNRYTYFAAQAKKDGLVQIADIFEETANQEKEHAKRFFKFLEGGEVEITACFPAGKVGTTAENLLAAAGGEHHEHTVLYPEFARVAREEGFAQIAETFDAISIAEKQHEKRYRDLLENLEKGLVFHRDQPVVWRCRNCGYLHEGTDAPDTCPACVHPKAHFELLGENW from the coding sequence ATGAGCCTGAAAGGAACAAAAACCGAGAAAAACCTGCTTGGGTCATTTGCCGGCGAAAGCCAGGCCCGTAACCGTTACACCTATTTCGCCGCCCAGGCCAAGAAAGACGGCCTGGTCCAGATTGCCGACATCTTCGAAGAGACCGCCAACCAGGAAAAAGAGCATGCCAAGCGGTTTTTCAAGTTCCTCGAAGGAGGGGAGGTTGAGATAACGGCCTGCTTCCCGGCAGGGAAGGTGGGGACCACGGCGGAAAACCTGCTGGCGGCAGCCGGCGGAGAACACCACGAACACACGGTGCTCTATCCAGAATTTGCCAGGGTTGCCCGCGAGGAAGGATTCGCCCAGATCGCCGAGACCTTTGACGCCATCTCGATTGCTGAAAAGCAGCATGAAAAGCGTTATCGCGACCTGCTGGAAAACCTGGAGAAAGGCCTGGTCTTTCACCGCGACCAGCCGGTAGTGTGGCGCTGCAGAAACTGCGGCTATCTCCACGAAGGGACCGATGCCCCGGACACCTGCCCGGCGTGCGTGCATCCCAAGGCGCACTTCGAGTTACTGGGCGAAAACTGGTAG
- a CDS encoding enoyl ACP reductase FabMG family protein — MMSYNPMRNLPADAGYKAGDVLVLCGELFGRGYANGIVEQARAKGMTIIGTTVGRRESDGTLRALNPEELAAAEALLGGTIINIPLEAGFDMEPAANGVTPLDQLKGAKPDEWAGIRFDWQAMEESRAAGTKRLKANLAAVSAELAKLVPAGANLLLVHTMAGGIPRARLFMPLLNRVFKGQGDKYLSSEDFWRSDLGKLCDWSFNEVTADSLAYLIDETAPLRDKVAAAGGKVTYAAYGYHGCEVQINGAYTWQSYTPYLQGWAKMRLEDHAASAWEKGIKATVYNCPEILTNSSALFLGVEISLYPLLAALTTEGGAIAAEVKEACKALLAEGATLEKMLQSANDYLASPLMKPFAGIDAWPHHSTKEQMEFMLSRSAELIAMNANPKEIVCSVLSGAVFRGVGRLMLDSSWDPQASVWWLNHDVIAKSLAKN, encoded by the coding sequence TTGATGAGCTACAACCCAATGAGAAATCTGCCTGCTGATGCGGGCTATAAGGCCGGCGATGTCCTGGTCCTTTGCGGCGAACTGTTCGGCAGAGGGTATGCAAACGGCATTGTCGAGCAGGCACGGGCCAAGGGGATGACCATAATCGGCACCACTGTCGGCCGCCGGGAAAGCGACGGCACGCTCCGCGCCCTGAATCCCGAAGAGCTTGCTGCTGCCGAAGCATTGCTGGGTGGGACAATAATCAATATTCCGCTTGAGGCCGGGTTCGACATGGAACCGGCAGCCAACGGCGTAACGCCTCTCGACCAGCTGAAAGGGGCAAAGCCGGATGAATGGGCCGGAATCCGCTTTGACTGGCAGGCCATGGAAGAATCACGCGCTGCCGGGACCAAGCGGCTGAAGGCCAACCTGGCGGCGGTTTCTGCGGAACTGGCAAAGCTGGTGCCGGCCGGAGCGAACCTGCTGCTGGTTCATACCATGGCCGGTGGCATCCCCAGGGCGCGGCTCTTCATGCCGCTTTTGAACAGGGTCTTCAAGGGGCAGGGAGACAAATACCTTTCATCCGAGGATTTCTGGAGATCCGATCTCGGCAAGCTCTGCGACTGGTCGTTCAACGAGGTTACTGCCGACTCGCTGGCCTACCTGATCGACGAAACCGCACCGTTGCGCGACAAGGTCGCTGCTGCCGGGGGCAAGGTCACTTATGCCGCCTATGGCTACCACGGCTGCGAAGTGCAGATCAACGGGGCCTATACCTGGCAGTCCTACACCCCTTACCTGCAGGGGTGGGCCAAGATGAGGCTGGAAGACCATGCGGCATCGGCCTGGGAAAAAGGGATCAAGGCAACGGTTTACAACTGCCCGGAGATCTTGACCAACTCCAGCGCCCTGTTCCTGGGGGTTGAAATCTCGCTCTATCCACTGCTCGCAGCCCTGACAACCGAGGGTGGAGCGATTGCCGCCGAGGTCAAGGAAGCCTGCAAGGCACTGCTTGCCGAAGGAGCGACCCTGGAAAAGATGCTGCAAAGTGCCAACGACTACCTGGCATCACCGCTGATGAAGCCGTTTGCCGGCATCGACGCCTGGCCGCACCACAGCACCAAAGAGCAGATGGAGTTCATGCTGTCCCGCTCCGCCGAGCTCATCGCCATGAACGCCAATCCAAAAGAAATCGTCTGCAGCGTGCTGTCCGGAGCGGTGTTCCGCGGGGTGGGCAGGCTGATGCTCGATTCCTCCTGGGACCCGCAGGCATCGGTCTGGTGGCTGAACCATGATGTCATTGCCAAGAGTCTGGCAAAAAACTGA
- the dnaB gene encoding replicative DNA helicase — protein MSVNEIHKLPPQSIEAEMSILGGILLENEAINRVMELLVPEDFYRESHRKILRAMIDLNERGEPCDLITLTSILKQKGSLDEVGGAAYLATLVDFVPTAANIHYYSKIVKEKGVVRKLITAATDIVTKGYEDQVVVEELLDNAQQVIFQISEHRIKAPYYKVSDLLKSAIENIQYLYEKKEHVTGVPTGFVDLDEMTAGMQKGDLVIIAGRPAMGKTTFALNVASYAAVEAEKQAGVAVFSLEMSKEQLVERLLCSLARVDLNRLRTGHLVDSDWPKLTRAAGWLHDSKIFIDDTPALSVMEMRAKSRRLMAEHKIGLIMVDYLQLMRGSSNPESRQQEISEISRSLKALAKELEVPVIALSQLNRALENRTDKRPMMSDLRESGAIEQDADIVMFVYRPEVYDKDNEELKGKAEVIIGKHRNGPIGKVDLAFRGEYTRFENLSRRDDF, from the coding sequence ATGTCGGTAAACGAAATTCACAAATTGCCGCCCCAGAGCATTGAAGCGGAAATGTCCATCCTTGGTGGGATTCTCCTCGAAAACGAGGCGATCAACCGGGTGATGGAACTGCTGGTGCCGGAAGATTTTTACCGGGAGTCGCATCGCAAGATCCTCCGGGCGATGATCGACCTGAACGAACGGGGCGAGCCGTGCGACCTGATCACCCTGACCTCGATTCTCAAGCAGAAGGGTTCGCTTGATGAGGTTGGCGGCGCCGCCTACCTGGCAACCCTGGTCGATTTTGTACCGACAGCGGCCAATATCCATTACTACAGCAAAATAGTGAAGGAGAAGGGGGTTGTCAGGAAACTGATCACCGCTGCCACCGACATCGTCACCAAGGGGTACGAAGACCAGGTCGTGGTGGAAGAGCTGCTGGACAACGCCCAGCAGGTGATCTTCCAGATATCCGAACATCGGATCAAGGCGCCGTATTACAAGGTGAGCGACCTGCTCAAAAGCGCCATCGAGAACATCCAGTACCTGTATGAGAAAAAGGAGCATGTTACCGGGGTTCCGACCGGCTTTGTCGATCTTGATGAAATGACTGCCGGCATGCAGAAAGGCGACCTGGTCATTATTGCCGGTCGACCAGCCATGGGGAAGACTACCTTTGCGCTTAACGTGGCGTCCTACGCGGCGGTAGAAGCTGAGAAGCAGGCCGGTGTTGCCGTATTCTCCCTGGAGATGAGCAAGGAACAGCTGGTGGAACGTCTGCTCTGCTCGCTGGCCAGGGTCGATCTCAACCGGCTCCGTACCGGCCACCTGGTCGACAGTGACTGGCCGAAGCTCACCCGGGCTGCCGGCTGGCTGCACGACTCCAAAATCTTCATCGATGATACCCCGGCGCTGTCGGTCATGGAGATGCGCGCCAAATCACGGCGGCTGATGGCTGAACACAAGATCGGCCTGATCATGGTTGATTATCTGCAGCTGATGCGGGGAAGCTCCAATCCCGAATCCCGGCAGCAGGAGATCTCCGAGATTTCCCGGTCGCTCAAGGCCCTGGCAAAAGAGCTTGAGGTGCCGGTAATTGCCCTTTCCCAGCTGAACCGTGCTTTGGAAAACCGGACCGACAAACGCCCGATGATGAGCGACCTTCGAGAATCCGGTGCTATCGAGCAGGATGCCGATATCGTGATGTTTGTCTATCGCCCTGAGGTTTATGACAAGGACAACGAAGAGCTGAAAGGCAAGGCCGAGGTCATCATCGGCAAGCACCGTAACGGCCCGATCGGCAAGGTCGATCTGGCGTTCCGGGGAGAGTACACCCGCTTCGAGAATTTGAGCAGACGGGACGATTTCTAG
- the recO gene encoding DNA repair protein RecO: MELATCRGIVLNLADYRDNDKLVTLFTLEHGRISGIARGAKRSVKRFGGALELFAALNVQMKFRHALSELLEVDIITIHAGIRGDLGRIAHAAYAADLIATFSPEGQANQRLFRLLSAYLAHLDANPATLSDRRFVEINLLNIIGYRPELDACSRCGVLIGETGVPGRINGAEVVCRQCGPASREIADETLKALSLALKTGRFGLVHFSGPALVEAGLLLDNAIEAHLDKPLRSLAFLREMESSCGQ; encoded by the coding sequence ATGGAACTGGCCACCTGCCGGGGAATCGTGCTGAATCTTGCCGATTACCGTGACAATGACAAGCTGGTGACACTGTTTACCCTCGAACATGGCCGGATCTCCGGCATTGCCCGGGGGGCCAAGCGGAGTGTCAAGCGCTTTGGCGGCGCCCTGGAACTGTTCGCTGCCCTCAATGTTCAGATGAAGTTCCGCCACGCCCTGTCCGAACTGTTGGAAGTGGACATTATCACCATTCATGCCGGGATCAGGGGGGATCTGGGACGGATCGCCCATGCGGCCTATGCTGCTGACCTGATTGCGACTTTTTCTCCGGAAGGGCAGGCAAATCAGCGGCTCTTCCGGCTGCTTTCCGCCTATCTGGCGCACCTTGATGCCAACCCGGCCACCTTGTCCGACCGGCGTTTCGTGGAAATCAATCTGCTCAATATTATCGGGTATCGACCGGAACTCGATGCCTGCAGCCGTTGCGGGGTGCTGATCGGAGAAACTGGCGTTCCCGGCCGGATCAACGGGGCTGAAGTCGTCTGTCGGCAGTGCGGGCCGGCAAGCAGGGAAATTGCCGACGAAACCCTGAAGGCCTTGTCCCTGGCGCTCAAAACCGGCCGGTTCGGCTTGGTCCACTTCTCAGGGCCAGCGCTGGTCGAGGCCGGGTTGTTGCTGGACAATGCCATCGAGGCCCACCTTGACAAGCCGCTCCGGTCGCTCGCCTTTCTGCGGGAAATGGAGAGCTCTTGCGGCCAGTGA
- a CDS encoding dihydrofolate reductase encodes MISIIAAVARNRIIGWHGGIPWDIPADRHRFRELTMGHTLIMGRKTFESIGRPLPGRRCVVISRNPDYAAPGCQVVGSVAEALALGNESEELFIAGGAEIYSEVLPFAQRLYLTVIDIEVEGDTRFPEIPEGAFCEVRREPLAVAPAATLVVYERQPATFRKD; translated from the coding sequence ATGATTTCAATTATAGCCGCAGTGGCGCGAAACCGCATTATCGGCTGGCATGGGGGAATCCCCTGGGACATTCCGGCTGATCGCCACCGTTTCCGGGAACTGACCATGGGACACACCTTGATTATGGGGCGCAAGACCTTTGAGAGCATCGGCCGCCCCTTGCCGGGGAGGCGCTGTGTCGTGATCAGTCGTAATCCGGATTATGCTGCCCCTGGTTGTCAAGTGGTCGGGAGCGTTGCCGAAGCATTGGCTCTGGGCAATGAATCCGAAGAACTTTTTATTGCTGGTGGCGCTGAGATCTATAGTGAGGTGCTGCCGTTTGCCCAGCGGCTCTACCTTACCGTCATTGATATTGAAGTAGAAGGTGATACCCGGTTCCCGGAAATCCCGGAAGGGGCGTTTTGCGAAGTTCGCCGGGAGCCGCTTGCCGTTGCTCCAGCCGCTACCCTGGTTGTCTACGAACGCCAGCCCGCAACGTTCAGGAAGGATTAG
- a CDS encoding chemotaxis protein CheD, with amino-acid sequence MRKHLHHFLLPGTIFASKQECLVTTILGSCVALCLWDSKKGIGGINHFMLPTWSGEGEANPKYGNIAIERLLKMMVRLGARKDQLVAKIFGGSSLITDSLGTYSIGDRNLQLAEQMMREHGIPVVAVESGGNSGRRLIFNTHTGVVLMKKSGKQATP; translated from the coding sequence ATGCGCAAGCATCTACATCATTTTCTCCTCCCCGGGACGATTTTCGCCAGCAAACAAGAGTGTTTGGTGACAACCATTCTTGGTTCGTGCGTAGCGCTGTGCCTCTGGGACAGTAAAAAAGGCATCGGCGGCATTAACCATTTTATGCTTCCGACCTGGAGCGGCGAAGGGGAAGCAAACCCAAAGTATGGCAACATCGCTATTGAGAGGCTTCTTAAGATGATGGTCAGGCTTGGGGCCAGGAAGGATCAGCTGGTAGCCAAAATATTCGGGGGATCAAGCCTGATTACCGACAGCCTCGGGACCTATTCCATTGGCGACAGGAACTTGCAGCTTGCCGAACAGATGATGCGGGAGCACGGTATCCCTGTCGTTGCCGTGGAATCCGGCGGGAACAGCGGTCGGCGCCTCATTTTCAATACCCATACCGGGGTGGTACTCATGAAAAAATCTGGGAAACAGGCTACTCCATAA